A portion of the Meriones unguiculatus strain TT.TT164.6M chromosome 11, Bangor_MerUng_6.1, whole genome shotgun sequence genome contains these proteins:
- the Fcgr2a gene encoding low affinity immunoglobulin gamma Fc region receptor II-a, translating to MFQNACPGSRWLPQPLAILLLFAVADGQTGDLPKAVVKLEPPWIRVLREDLVTLKCEGPHNPGNSSTQWLHNGSSVPSQVQPSYKFTAAVNDSGEYRCRMERSSLSDPVHLYVISDWLLLQTAKLVFEEGETIVLRCDSWLNKRLNKVTFYQNEKAVKFHHYNDTFSILKANHSHSGDYYCKGFLGSRYQLSKPVTITVQGSDPVSITSLLWYQLAFCLAMCLLFAVDTGLYFCVWRKLQPSREYWRETLSVRKSKAPQDK from the exons ATGTTTCAGAATGCATGTCCTGGAAGCCGATGGCTGCCTCAACCACTGGCGATTTTGCTGCTGTTTG CTGTTGCAGACGGGCAGACAG GAGATCTTCCCAAGGCTGTGGTGAAACTTGAGCCCCCGTGGATCCGGGTGCTCAGGGAAGACCTTGTGACCCTGAAGTGCGAGGGGCCCCACAACCCCGGGAACTCTTCCACCCAGTGGCTCCACAATGGGAGCTCCGTCCCGAGCCAGGTCCAGCCCAGCTACAAGTTCACAGCCGCGGTCAATGACAGCGGAGAATACCGGTGCCGGATGGAGCGGAGCAGCCTCAGCGACCCTGTACATCTGTATGTGATTTCCG ACTGGCTGCTGCTCCAGACAGCTAAACTAGTGTTTGAGGAAGGTGAAACCATCGTGTTAAGGTGCGACAGCTGGTTGAACAAACGCCTGAACAAGGTTACATTCTACCAGAATGAAAAAGCTGTGAAATTTCATCATTACAACGACACGTTCTCCATCTTAAAAGCCAACCACAGTCACAGTGGTGACTACTACTGCAAAGGATTTCTAGGAAGTCGATATCAGTTGTCCAAGCCTGTGACCATCACTGTCCAAG GTTCAGATCCTGTGTCTATCACCTCTCTGCTTTGGTACCAGCTTGCTTTCTGCCTAGCGATGTGCCTCCTGTTTGCCGTGGACACGGGGCTTTATTTCTGCGTGTGGAGAAAGCTTCAGCCTTCACGGGAGTACTGGAGGGAAACCCTGTCAGTGAGAAAGAGCAAGGCTCCTCAGGACAAGTGA